TCTTAAATTTCTTGATATTCTGCGTAACAGTATAGTAGAAGCCCCAATCGCCAGAAAGTCTCTCAGCTATCAATTTGCCATTGACCATGGAATCATCAAAATCCTCGCTTACATCATGAGCTAGAAATAGCACAATCAAGTCCTTGAGGTCCTTTGCGTTAATCTGGACAATCTGAGTCTTTTCCAGAAATAGTTCAGCCAATGGAATGGTTGGTTTATCAACCGATAAGCGGTCATCATCCTTGAAGTCAATCTTGTGGCAGAAGTCTAAATGATCATAGAAGACGTCAACTTTTCGCTTCCGTTCCTGATCAATGAACAAGTCTCGTAGAGTTGTAGCTCGTGCAAATCCTGCTGAAACCCACTTGTATCCAAGTTCCTCTCGAAACAGTTCAATAGCGTCACGTTGATGCTTGTAGTAGCTGATATAGTCAATATCAGTTACTTCTCGTCCCATCTCCTTATGCAAATCTACATAGTCCGGACATTGGATGCGAAATGCTAAGCAACCAATAATTCGGAGGGGTATACCATTTTCCGCTCCAGCTTCCTCGATTCGAAGAGCTTCTTCCAAGAAATCATCCTTGATATCGCCATATTTTCCTGACATTTGGAATTCTCCTTTATCACAGTCTATGAGGTATTCTTTGTTAGACTTTAATATGTTTTTACCAGTAAGCACCCTATAAGTTAAACTTTAAATCTCCAGGCCCGTCTTAAGAATTAAGATTCAAGAGGTAAGACATAAGATGAGAATATTTCACGCCTGCGACCCACACGGATCTCAAGCAACATGGGAAAAGATGTGTCGTGCCCCTAAGGCGTTCAATGTGGATGTCGCGATGATGTGTGGAGACCTAACCGGTAAGGCGATTATGCCAATTATCAAAGAAGGTGAAAACCGTTGGTACGCGAAACCCTATGGTGGCAAGAAAACGTTCAAGAAAAAGAAGGACCTTGACCGGTTTATCGATTACAACAAGACACAGGGTTTCTACCCACATATAATGACAGAGGACGAACTCGCTTCACTTCGCGAGGAGAAAGGATCAATCACTGAGCTCTTCCAGAAGCTCATGACTGAGAGACTTGAAGAATGGCTCAATATGGCCGAGGAGAGGATTCCTGAGAATGTCGACATCATCGTGAATCCTGGTAATGATGATGACTGGGTGATAGACGATATCATCAAGGAACATGAAAGAACCATCTATCCCCTCAAGAAGGTCGTAGATGTGCATGGGTACCCATTGATTAGCCTCGAGTGGGTCAATTTCACACCTTGGGAAACACATCGTGAATGTGATGAAGAAGAAATGTGGGAAAGGCTGGAAGAAGAATTCGGCAGAGTTGACGATTATGATAATCTCCTCTGTAACTTCCATGATCCGCCATTTGATTCTGGTCTAGATACAGCACCAAAACTGGAAGACGACC
This genomic window from Candidatus Thorarchaeota archaeon contains:
- a CDS encoding phosphoesterase, coding for MRIFHACDPHGSQATWEKMCRAPKAFNVDVAMMCGDLTGKAIMPIIKEGENRWYAKPYGGKKTFKKKKDLDRFIDYNKTQGFYPHIMTEDELASLREEKGSITELFQKLMTERLEEWLNMAEERIPENVDIIVNPGNDDDWVIDDIIKEHERTIYPLKKVVDVHGYPLISLEWVNFTPWETHRECDEEEMWERLEEEFGRVDDYDNLLCNFHDPPFDSGLDTAPKLEDDHAIKKAGGTTIHAPVGSKSVRKAIEQYQPLLGMHGHIHESVGFSRIGRTLCVNPGSEYREGILKGFVITVEDGEVRAGRVEL